A region from the uncultured Holophaga sp. genome encodes:
- a CDS encoding efflux RND transporter periplasmic adaptor subunit, whose amino-acid sequence MREPSTKPHRLRGLGLLALGLVVGIGGTWLARRPSPTPSPATPPPQEAPKKTMYQCPMHPQIIQDHPGTCPICGMDLVPMEAGGHEESGHPHSHELPEGHAGITIDPQRQQLIGLRTEAAIEAPLGGGLRATGKVTADETRVRKVNVKVEGFVEKLYVAYTGMAVTRGAPLFSYYSPEFVSAQEEYLLALKTRKALASGSLQGSGSDLLEAARRRLTLWDVPADTIHRLEETGQVQRALVLRSPIAGVVTAKNVVEGARLTPAELPFEITDLSRVWVMADIYDTELSRVKIGTPAEVSLGAYPGRSFRGRVAFIDPVMNPATRTARVRIEVPNPKGELKPEMFGDVTLETGTRKALTVPLDAVLDAGQSKVVFVALGEGHFEPRKVTVGATGGERIEITSGLKPGEEVVVRANFLVDSESRLKAALAQMQGN is encoded by the coding sequence ATGCGCGAACCCTCCACCAAGCCTCACAGACTCCGCGGCCTGGGGCTCCTGGCCCTGGGCCTCGTGGTCGGCATCGGGGGCACCTGGTTGGCCCGCCGCCCCTCCCCGACGCCATCCCCGGCCACCCCTCCGCCCCAGGAGGCCCCCAAGAAGACCATGTACCAATGTCCGATGCACCCGCAGATCATCCAGGACCACCCCGGCACCTGCCCCATCTGCGGCATGGACCTGGTCCCCATGGAGGCAGGAGGCCATGAGGAAAGCGGGCATCCACACAGCCATGAGCTGCCCGAGGGCCATGCAGGTATCACCATCGACCCCCAGCGCCAACAGCTCATCGGCCTTCGGACCGAGGCGGCCATCGAGGCTCCCCTGGGGGGAGGCCTCCGCGCCACCGGCAAGGTGACCGCGGATGAGACCCGGGTGCGGAAGGTCAACGTCAAGGTCGAGGGCTTCGTCGAGAAGCTCTACGTGGCCTACACAGGCATGGCCGTGACTCGCGGAGCCCCCCTCTTCAGCTACTACAGCCCGGAGTTCGTGAGCGCCCAGGAGGAGTATCTGCTCGCCCTGAAGACCCGGAAGGCCCTGGCTTCCGGCAGTCTGCAGGGCAGCGGATCCGATCTCCTGGAAGCTGCCCGCCGCCGACTCACCCTGTGGGATGTCCCGGCGGACACCATCCATCGCCTGGAGGAGACCGGCCAGGTCCAGCGGGCCCTGGTGCTGCGCTCTCCCATCGCGGGGGTGGTCACCGCCAAGAACGTCGTCGAGGGAGCCCGCCTGACCCCGGCCGAGCTCCCCTTCGAGATCACCGATCTCAGCCGAGTCTGGGTCATGGCCGACATCTACGACACGGAGCTCTCCCGCGTGAAGATCGGCACCCCAGCCGAAGTGAGCCTGGGGGCCTACCCCGGACGAAGCTTCAGAGGCCGGGTGGCCTTCATCGATCCCGTCATGAATCCGGCCACCCGGACTGCAAGGGTCCGGATAGAGGTCCCCAATCCGAAGGGAGAGCTGAAGCCGGAGATGTTCGGAGACGTGACCCTGGAGACCGGCACCCGCAAGGCCCTGACCGTCCCCCTGGATGCCGTGCTGGACGCCGGTCAGTCCAAGGTGGTCTTCGTGGCCCTCGGCGAGGGGCACTTCGAGCCGCGGAAGGTCACGGTGGGCGCAACAGGGGGGGAACGCATCGAAATCACCTCGGGGCTTAAGCCCGGGGAAGAGGTGGTGGTCCGGGCCAACTTCCTGGTGGACTCGGAGTCCCGCCTGAAGGCCGCCCTCGCCCAGATGCAGGGGAACTGA
- a CDS encoding TolC family protein has translation MPTSRRRVLYLGLSAAIPVLASPSPASPAPHPDPVLDSLIQETLDRNPDLARSHALDLAERERIPQARALPDPTLALGLQNDGFKSIQVGKMSSSYYQIMVTQPLPWPGKRDLKADIARLGAEGQAAATDRTRLTLIADLKRAYYGLLLVRGQQELLRQQQQLWDRAAEITRVRYEVGQGTQADLLRAQVEQNRLKQAAVGLEGEAWSRLTQLNRLRALPPETPLATPSHLVDLQPEPRGIDWVARAESESPELQEARLAARQAGRSLDLAKRNRFPDMAVTAGYMPRGSLDPMWQVGFSLSIPLWSGQKQHRAIAEQERRHQAGTAGVESLRQTLSQRIREREAQLESARSSLKIFREGLLIQDEASYQAALAQYQSGRSPFLGVLEALNGWIADQGALLQTLAQVLALQIAQEEFNLNGTPSITAPSLRPAAMGMGGSSSTSSAKPAASPAGESASGMAAM, from the coding sequence ATGCCTACATCCCGGCGCAGGGTCCTGTATCTGGGGCTGTCCGCAGCCATCCCGGTCCTGGCCTCGCCCTCCCCCGCCTCCCCAGCTCCCCATCCCGACCCGGTCCTGGACAGCCTCATCCAGGAGACCCTGGATCGGAATCCTGACCTCGCCCGCAGCCATGCGCTCGACTTGGCGGAGCGCGAGCGCATCCCCCAGGCCCGGGCCCTGCCTGATCCGACCCTCGCCCTGGGCCTCCAGAACGACGGCTTCAAGTCCATTCAGGTCGGGAAGATGAGCTCCAGCTACTACCAGATCATGGTCACCCAGCCCCTGCCCTGGCCGGGCAAGCGGGACCTGAAGGCCGATATCGCCCGACTGGGGGCCGAAGGCCAGGCCGCCGCCACGGACCGCACCCGCCTCACCCTGATCGCCGACCTCAAACGGGCCTACTATGGCCTGCTCCTCGTCCGGGGCCAGCAGGAGCTGCTCCGCCAGCAGCAGCAGCTCTGGGATCGGGCCGCCGAGATCACCCGGGTCCGATACGAGGTGGGCCAGGGCACCCAGGCGGACCTGCTCCGGGCCCAGGTGGAGCAGAACCGTCTCAAACAGGCCGCAGTGGGCCTGGAGGGCGAAGCCTGGTCCAGGCTCACCCAGCTCAATCGCCTGCGGGCCCTCCCCCCTGAGACCCCCCTGGCCACCCCCAGCCACTTGGTGGACCTGCAACCGGAACCCCGCGGCATCGACTGGGTGGCCAGGGCAGAAAGCGAGAGCCCTGAGCTCCAGGAGGCCCGCCTCGCCGCCCGCCAGGCCGGCCGCAGCCTGGATCTCGCCAAGCGGAACCGCTTCCCGGATATGGCCGTGACGGCTGGCTATATGCCCCGTGGCTCCCTGGATCCCATGTGGCAGGTGGGCTTCTCACTCTCCATCCCCCTCTGGTCCGGACAGAAGCAGCATCGGGCCATCGCCGAGCAGGAGCGGCGCCACCAGGCCGGCACCGCGGGGGTGGAGAGTCTCCGCCAGACCCTCTCCCAGCGCATCCGGGAGCGGGAGGCCCAGCTGGAGAGCGCCCGCAGCAGCCTGAAGATCTTCCGCGAGGGTCTCCTGATCCAGGATGAAGCCAGCTATCAGGCGGCCCTGGCCCAGTACCAGTCTGGTCGGAGCCCCTTCCTGGGGGTCCTGGAGGCCCTCAACGGCTGGATCGCCGATCAGGGCGCCCTCCTCCAGACCCTGGCCCAGGTTCTCGCCCTCCAGATCGCCCAGGAGGAGTTCAATCTCAACGGCACCCCCTCCATCACCGCCCCTTCCCTGAGACCCGCCGCGATGGGCATGGGCGGCTCCTCATCCACCTCCTCCGCCAAGCCTGCCGCTTCTCCTGCCGGAGAGAGCGCTTCGGGCATGGCCGCCATGTAA